One Campylobacter concisus DNA segment encodes these proteins:
- a CDS encoding FUSC family protein: MEIIKKFKSFIRYYDPANFQLIYSLKAATTIAFNCFLCFYFFHLSGAIMAVNITMGIFFLGELECKDRSKFAFLLLYIALSCAFMPFVDPFISLGVWLSLIVFVWIFVVGISQIYSSNLNKILLAVNATGLVAFVTKAAVGLNVIDSIGGLVLAGVLSIIIKFENFGKYGKFTKKSISFLLDNAILSSKALGTSHFYASIADLMSSIDKSKEIFANKSLKIKDVKLVRNQAKALFYFYKVEEIALLLRTLGASFERIEDKALLIEVKNEIAYNLFELKKIFKNQTPKLKFDALNLAKNSNFKIFASSLGVLYDKFLLIKEGGEDKLSFNNTKKITLKEAFKKINLKNEVLKESLRLAICMSLAIFIAQAFHINHGIWIAIAVMSLNKSDEDALKNAGRDSLLGGVIGFFIALAFVKFMGESYAFYVVVFIGMFLVYYLKAYKQIVFATAFMFEFTSIFSLIKRDFLALMVDRLLDVAAGFVIVFAAYLLTRKNDYTKVKDSLSDVLIGFRNLVQISLNESNKDAFSTDEKEILGSLNELNYAIKVSKNLDDDNIKNAKFIASKLDDINSDLIKLRNYLNLDELKEKNALQNDVKIISDRFLMLDKKMRKLPYYFISEIETKLLCKDENAKKLILRVALGQNEIYSALSF; encoded by the coding sequence ATGGAAATAATTAAGAAATTTAAAAGCTTTATCCGCTACTACGACCCTGCAAATTTCCAGCTCATCTACTCGCTAAAAGCTGCCACAACCATCGCTTTTAACTGCTTTTTGTGCTTTTACTTCTTTCATCTAAGTGGCGCTATCATGGCTGTAAATATCACGATGGGTATCTTCTTTCTTGGCGAGCTTGAGTGCAAAGATAGGAGTAAATTTGCATTTTTGCTACTTTACATCGCGCTTTCTTGCGCTTTTATGCCCTTTGTTGATCCATTTATTAGCCTTGGCGTTTGGCTCTCGCTTATTGTATTTGTCTGGATATTTGTGGTAGGCATTAGCCAAATTTATAGCTCAAATTTAAACAAAATTTTACTTGCTGTAAATGCAACAGGGCTAGTTGCTTTTGTGACAAAGGCCGCAGTTGGGCTAAATGTGATTGATAGCATTGGCGGTCTGGTGCTTGCTGGCGTGCTAAGCATCATCATAAAATTTGAAAACTTTGGCAAATACGGCAAATTTACTAAAAAGAGTATCAGCTTTTTACTAGATAACGCCATCTTATCGAGCAAGGCGCTTGGCACGAGCCATTTTTACGCAAGTATTGCAGATTTGATGAGCTCGATTGATAAATCAAAAGAAATTTTCGCAAACAAAAGCCTAAAGATAAAAGATGTTAAGCTAGTTAGAAATCAAGCCAAAGCACTATTTTATTTTTATAAAGTTGAAGAGATCGCTCTTTTGCTTCGAACATTGGGCGCTTCGTTTGAAAGGATCGAGGACAAAGCGCTTTTAATCGAGGTAAAAAATGAGATCGCTTACAACCTTTTTGAGCTTAAAAAAATTTTCAAAAATCAAACTCCAAAGCTAAAATTTGATGCGCTAAATTTAGCTAAAAACTCAAATTTTAAAATTTTTGCAAGCTCGCTTGGCGTGCTTTATGATAAATTTTTGCTTATAAAAGAGGGCGGCGAGGATAAGCTCTCATTTAACAACACAAAAAAGATCACGCTAAAAGAGGCGTTTAAAAAGATAAATTTAAAAAATGAAGTATTAAAAGAGTCTTTAAGGCTTGCCATTTGTATGTCGCTAGCCATTTTTATAGCACAAGCTTTTCATATAAATCATGGAATTTGGATCGCCATAGCAGTGATGAGTCTAAACAAAAGCGACGAAGATGCTTTAAAAAATGCAGGCAGAGATAGCCTTCTTGGCGGAGTTATCGGCTTTTTTATCGCGCTTGCTTTTGTGAAATTTATGGGTGAATCATACGCATTTTACGTGGTTGTCTTTATCGGTATGTTTTTGGTTTATTACCTTAAAGCCTATAAACAAATCGTCTTTGCAACGGCTTTTATGTTTGAATTTACATCCATTTTTTCGCTTATAAAAAGAGACTTTTTAGCCCTTATGGTCGATAGATTGCTCGACGTGGCGGCTGGCTTTGTGATAGTTTTTGCCGCATATTTGCTAACTAGGAAAAATGACTATACTAAGGTAAAAGATAGCTTAAGTGATGTCTTGATAGGTTTTAGAAATTTAGTGCAAATTTCTCTAAATGAGTCAAACAAAGATGCTTTTAGCACGGATGAAAAAGAGATTTTAGGCTCGCTAAATGAGCTAAACTACGCTATAAAAGTTAGTAAAAATTTAGACGATGATAATATAAAAAATGCAAAATTTATAGCTAGCAAGCTTGATGATATAAATAGCGATCTGATTAAGCTTAGAAATTATCTGAATTTAGACGAGCTAAAAGAGAAAAACGCCTTGCAAAATGATGTAAAAATCATCTCAGATAGGTTTTTGATGCTAGATAAAAAGATGAGGAAGCTTCCATATTATTTCATAAGCGAGATAGAAACGAAACTGCTTTGCAAAGACGAAAACGCTAAAAAGCTAATTTTACGAGTTGCTTTAGGGCAAAATGAAATTTACTCAGCGCTCTCTTTTTGA
- the rsmH gene encoding 16S rRNA (cytosine(1402)-N(4))-methyltransferase RsmH — MQSPHISVLLDEVLSFFKDLRGNFIDCTLGYAGHSSAILSQNENLNLIACDKDIEAINFSLKKLELFGNRVKIYKSNFSELIGKLSSDEISNVRGILADIGVSSLQIDKDDRGFSIGSSVLDMRMDKERGFSAYDVVNGYSFDELARIFRDYGELKNASGIANKIINARNLGKITSAKELANIIGTAQIKGRGVSPAILAFQAIRIEVNGELDELINLLDSIEKGGFKDCLVAIITFHSLEDRIVKERFKKWANSCICPPGIYRCECGNNHELGEILTKKPLTASQSELAQNSRSKSAKLRVFKIKG, encoded by the coding sequence TTGCAAAGTCCGCATATTAGCGTTTTACTTGACGAAGTTTTATCTTTTTTTAAAGATCTGCGTGGAAATTTTATAGATTGCACGCTTGGATATGCTGGACACTCTAGTGCCATTTTGTCTCAAAATGAAAATTTAAATTTGATCGCTTGCGATAAAGACATCGAAGCTATAAATTTCTCGCTCAAAAAACTTGAGCTATTTGGCAATAGAGTGAAAATTTATAAGAGCAATTTCTCTGAGCTTATTGGCAAACTTAGCAGCGATGAAATTTCAAACGTTAGAGGAATTTTGGCTGACATCGGCGTTAGTTCGCTGCAGATAGATAAAGATGATAGGGGTTTTAGCATCGGCTCAAGTGTGCTTGATATGCGCATGGATAAAGAGCGAGGATTTAGCGCCTATGACGTGGTAAATGGCTACTCGTTTGATGAGTTAGCTAGGATTTTTAGGGATTACGGCGAGCTAAAAAATGCCTCTGGGATCGCAAATAAGATAATAAATGCTAGAAATTTAGGCAAGATAACAAGCGCAAAAGAGCTTGCAAACATAATAGGCACAGCTCAGATAAAAGGGCGCGGTGTTAGCCCTGCGATCCTTGCTTTTCAGGCGATCAGGATAGAGGTAAATGGCGAGCTAGATGAGCTAATAAATTTGCTTGATAGTATAGAAAAGGGCGGTTTTAAAGATTGCTTGGTGGCGATCATAACATTTCACTCGCTTGAAGATAGGATCGTAAAAGAGCGCTTCAAAAAGTGGGCAAACAGCTGTATCTGCCCGCCTGGCATCTACCGATGTGAGTGCGGAAACAACCACGAACTGGGTGAAATTTTAACTAAAAAACCACTAACAGCAAGCCAAAGTGAGCTAGCGCAAAACTCACGAAGCAAGAGCGCAAAACTGCGTGTTTTTAAGATAAAAGGATAA
- a CDS encoding class II aldolase and adducin N-terminal domain-containing protein encodes MDLMHSTNEIKKISLSMFRKNFFGVFHGSISARVEKNQFIINKQNAIFDDLQDSDLTLLSSKKDYRWNDASLDADIHLNIYKNINEAKFVCYAMPPYATAYAMKHEKIAPKDYFGCMRFNEILVYDPKQFDDWYERAETEIYRAMIEKNTNIVVIKGYGVYAYSRSPQLLAKDIALLENSCKLLHFTGGYSDFSI; translated from the coding sequence ATGGACTTAATGCACTCAACAAATGAGATAAAAAAGATATCTCTTTCGATGTTTAGAAAGAATTTTTTTGGTGTTTTTCATGGTTCTATCTCTGCAAGAGTAGAAAAAAATCAATTTATCATCAACAAGCAAAATGCCATTTTTGATGACTTGCAAGATAGCGATCTAACGCTTCTTTCATCAAAAAAAGACTACCGCTGGAATGATGCGAGTTTGGATGCTGATATACACTTAAATATCTACAAAAACATAAATGAAGCAAAATTTGTCTGCTACGCCATGCCTCCATATGCGACAGCTTATGCAATGAAACATGAAAAAATAGCGCCAAAAGACTATTTTGGGTGCATGAGATTTAATGAAATTTTAGTCTATGATCCAAAGCAGTTTGACGACTGGTATGAGCGTGCTGAGACAGAAATTTATAGAGCTATGATAGAGAAAAATACTAACATCGTCGTGATCAAAGGATACGGCGTTTACGCGTATAGCAGGAGTCCTCAGCTACTTGCAAAAGATATAGCTTTGTTAGAAAATAGCTGCAAACTGCTTCATTTTACTGGTGGTTACAGCGATTTTAGCATTTAA
- a CDS encoding peptidylprolyl isomerase, which translates to MLSWMQKHKKYLVVTIWVSTIAFVGAGFVGWGAYDLNSNRATSVAKVGHRNISVQELQQKYDRLYQYYNNVFEGKLTQEKAEELGLENAALQAAIQENLLLNFADDIGLSVNKDDVLKYIIVDPTFQKDGVFDKNLYYDVLRRARINPTDFEDNLKLTILLDKLRTILNLPASKEDIAMMEASFFMQDKLAVQVVNADQNEIKVDEKELKDLWEINKNNYMTKTLYGIDTYFVESEKSDANESVLKSYYNENQDKYKGLDDKIKPFSEVKAEVNKDYNIEQSKTNALEKYVAVKKAELATNGFVSVNEDNATFSLDEIKGAKVGEVIKPFIYKDGYLIARVKSITPPQPMSFEQARANVLEIYKSKKEKEILTAKAKETLQNFKGTDVGFVSREVNGSIAGLNESDTRAFVSQLFDTNNTKGYVILDDKAVVYDILEQRLLTNNINNNYKQITQQNVAMLKNNELIKDLTNKLLKYYEVKEYVKR; encoded by the coding sequence ATGTTATCTTGGATGCAAAAACATAAAAAATACCTTGTCGTGACAATTTGGGTAAGCACGATAGCTTTTGTCGGTGCTGGTTTTGTCGGCTGGGGCGCATACGATCTAAACAGCAACAGAGCTACTTCAGTAGCCAAAGTAGGACATAGAAATATAAGCGTTCAAGAGTTGCAACAAAAATATGATAGGTTATATCAGTACTACAACAATGTATTTGAAGGTAAATTAACTCAAGAGAAAGCTGAAGAGTTAGGTTTAGAAAATGCTGCACTTCAAGCTGCTATTCAAGAAAATTTATTACTAAATTTTGCAGACGACATCGGTCTAAGCGTTAATAAAGACGATGTTTTAAAATATATAATCGTCGATCCAACATTTCAAAAAGACGGCGTTTTTGACAAAAATTTATACTACGATGTGCTAAGAAGAGCTAGGATAAACCCAACTGATTTTGAAGACAATCTAAAACTAACCATCTTACTAGATAAACTTAGAACTATTTTAAATTTACCTGCAAGTAAAGAAGATATCGCCATGATGGAAGCTAGCTTTTTCATGCAAGATAAATTAGCCGTACAAGTAGTAAATGCTGATCAAAACGAGATCAAGGTAGATGAGAAAGAGCTAAAAGATCTTTGGGAGATAAATAAAAATAACTATATGACAAAGACACTTTATGGTATAGATACATACTTTGTCGAATCAGAAAAAAGCGACGCAAATGAAAGCGTTTTAAAATCTTACTATAACGAAAACCAAGATAAATATAAGGGCTTGGATGACAAGATAAAACCTTTTAGCGAGGTAAAAGCTGAGGTTAATAAAGACTACAACATAGAGCAAAGCAAAACTAACGCTTTAGAAAAGTATGTCGCTGTTAAAAAAGCTGAGCTTGCAACTAATGGTTTTGTAAGCGTAAATGAGGACAACGCTACTTTTTCACTTGATGAGATAAAGGGCGCAAAAGTTGGCGAAGTGATAAAACCATTTATCTACAAAGATGGCTATTTAATAGCTAGAGTAAAAAGTATAACTCCTCCACAACCTATGAGCTTTGAACAAGCAAGAGCTAATGTGCTTGAAATTTATAAAAGCAAAAAAGAAAAAGAAATTTTAACAGCAAAAGCAAAAGAGACTCTACAAAACTTTAAAGGCACAGATGTTGGCTTTGTTAGCAGAGAGGTAAATGGCTCTATTGCGGGCTTAAATGAGAGCGATACAAGAGCTTTTGTATCTCAACTTTTTGATACTAACAACACAAAAGGTTATGTTATATTAGATGACAAAGCCGTAGTGTACGATATTTTGGAACAAAGATTGCTTACTAACAATATAAATAACAACTATAAGCAAATAACACAACAAAATGTTGCAATGCTTAAAAACAATGAGTTGATAAAAGATTTAACAAACAAACTTCTAAAATATTATGAAGTTAAAGAATATGTCAAAAGGTAA